One Burkholderia sp. 9120 genomic window, TGGATGTTGGCGAGCGCCGCGCGCATCTTTTCGATCACGACCTTGTGATCGGGCTGGCCGAAGATTGCCGAGCCGGCCACGAACGTGTCCGCGCCAGCCGCCGCGATTTCGGCGATGTTGTCGACCTTCACGCCGCCGTCCACTTCCAGATGAATCTCGCGGCCGGTGCGCTCCTTGTACGCGTTGATACGCGCGCGCGCTTCGCGCAGCTTGTTGAGCGCTTCAGGAATGAACGACTGACCGCCGAAGCCCGGATTCACCGACATGATCAGCACGAGGTCGACTTTGTCCATGACGTGATCGAGGTGGTTCAGCGACGTAGCCGGGTTGAACACCAGGCCGGCCTTGCAGCCGTGGTCGCGGATTAGCGACAGCGTGCGGTCGATATGGTCCGAGCCTTCAGGATGAAAGCTGATCAGATTCGCGCCGGCCTTGGCGAAATCCGGCACGATCCGGTCGACCGGACGCACCATCAGATGCACGTCGATCGGCACGTCCACGTGCGGGCGGATCGCCTCGCACACGAGCGGCCCGATGGTCAGGTTCGGCACGTAATGGTTGTCCATCACGTCGAAGTGAATCCAGTCGGCGCCGGCGGCGACGACGTTGCGCACTTCCTCACCCAGACGGGCGAAGTCGGCGGACAGAATGCTGGGGGCAATGCGGAATTGCGTCATGGCGGGGAAGGATGCAAGCGGGAAAGCATCATTTTACCGTTTTGTGCGCTCGGAAACCGGCTCGTGGACGGCGCGCGTCACTTTCGCGATGCGCGCCGCGAAGCTGACAAAACGTCTGAATGGCCCTTGGCCAGAGGGATTTGTCCGGTTGCGGGCCTGCCGCGCATCAAGCAGAATGCCAATCCATAAGCACCGCATCGCCAGTGCGCCCGCAAACCATTGGCATACGGGCTTTCCCGCGATTTTTCACAGCCCGTTTCACCAGATTGGAATCAGGATGAGCCAGTACGAATTCAGCGTCTCGGCGCAGGTGCAGTTTCTGCCCGAAGAGTCGGACCCGGAGCGCCGCCAGTATGCGTTCGCATACACGCTGACCATCCGCAACACGGGCCAGGTGCCGGCGCAATTGATTGCGCGGCATTGGG contains:
- the rpe gene encoding ribulose-phosphate 3-epimerase → MTQFRIAPSILSADFARLGEEVRNVVAAGADWIHFDVMDNHYVPNLTIGPLVCEAIRPHVDVPIDVHLMVRPVDRIVPDFAKAGANLISFHPEGSDHIDRTLSLIRDHGCKAGLVFNPATSLNHLDHVMDKVDLVLIMSVNPGFGGQSFIPEALNKLREARARINAYKERTGREIHLEVDGGVKVDNIAEIAAAGADTFVAGSAIFGQPDHKVVIEKMRAALANIQH